From Flaviflexus ciconiae:
AACAAAAGAATCACCAAGGCCGCCGACATGACCGCCGCTGACGCGTCCGCAGTCATCACCCACCTCGACCAACTCATCAAAGACGAAGCCGACCGCAGGGCAGAAGCAGGCCGCCAAGCCGCACAGACCCCCACCCACGAACCCGAACCAGAAGACGCAGCATGACCACCGAACCCACACGACTCTACGTCCCACCCACAACAAAACTCGCACTCGCGGATGCCGTGATCGAGGCGATGACGCCGTTCATTCTGCAGACCGTGAAACACCCGCAGCTCCTCATGGCTGAGGGGGAACCCCGCGACGACTCAGAAGAGATGGACTGACTCATGGCGAAAATGCGTGGCATCAAGCCGGAAGCCTTCACGGACGACAAAGTCCTTGAGCTGAGCCCTCTTGCTCGCTGGCTGTTCGTGGGCATGTGGACCCAGGCCTGCGACAACGGCCACCTGGACGACAAACCAGTCCAGTTGAAGGTTCGACTCCTCCCTGTCGATAACTGCGACGTGGAAGCTCTCATCCAGGAACTGCTCGACACGGGGCAGGTGACTCGTCACGACGGCTGGCTCAAGGTCGAGAACCTGTCAGAGCACCAAAGGATCGATCGCCGTTACCTGTCCCTGTGTAAGTGGTGTGAACACGATGAGGATGCCCTCTACTACCCAGACGACAAGTCCACCCGTCGGGCACCCAAGGCAACGCCTTCCATCCAGCCTTCAGCCCAGCGTGCACCCGACGAGACCACAGAGGGCGCGCCCCGTGACCCCGACGAGAACCCACCGGAACCACATGGCGAACCCAACGGGCACCCAACGGGCACACGACGGGGACACGACGGGGACACGACGGGCACCCAACGTGTGCACGACGTAGAAGGTGAAGGTGAAGGTGAGAAGAAGGTGAAGGTGAATAACCCCCCTACCCCCAAGGGGGAGCCCGTCCCGTTCCCGGGCCGTGCGCCTCCCCGAGGACTGGCAGCCAAACGACACGCACCGGAAGATCGCGTCCGAGGTCGGGGTAGACCTCGAGGCGGAGGCCGTGAAGATGCGTGACTGGGCCGCAGCAGGAGGCAAGACCGCGAAAGACTGGGACGCCAGGTTCCGGAACTGGCTACGCAAAGCTGGGGAACTCCGGCCGAGAGCGAGCAGCGGCTACACCGGCCCACCTGGAGTATCCCGGATGGATCTCTGGGCCCAATCCGCCCAGAACCTCAACCAGCGCATGTCCCCGGGTCCGTCGATGTTCGCCATCGAAGGCGGTGCCTAGCGATGAATCCTCAAGCTCGCCGTGACCTCGCCGCCCGAGTGCTCGCAACCGCCGCATCATGCGACAACCGCAGGCTCGCCTCCGATGACGAACGCCAAATGGCAGTGGCGTTCTGGGCGGAAGCCTTGCATCCCGAGACGACGCTCGCTGATGCCACGAACGCCGTCATCGAGCACTACGCCACCACCACCGACTGGCTCATGCCCGCCCATGTCAACAAACTCACCGCAACCTACCGCCGCGAGCGCTTGCTCGACACTGAGGTGCCGTATCCGCCCGGCCTGGCTGATAGTCCCCAGCTGGAGAACGAATGGCGTAGAGCCTGGCATCAGGCCGTGAAGCAGGGTGCGAGTCCGGAGACTGCGCAGGGTCTGGCGTGGGAGCGGATCGGGAGAACGCCGCCCCGGGAACTTCCCGCTGCTCCGACTGCTGACGTTAAAGCTGCTCTTGCCCGATTTAAAACTACTTTCGGAAGGAAAACTCGATGAATGAACCCACCCTGACCGTGACCGGTAATCTCACTGGTGACCCTGAACTGCGCTACGTTGCCTCGGGTATCCCGGTTGTGAACTTCACTGTCGCGGCCACGCCCAGGACGTACAACAAGCAAACCCAGCAGTGGGATGACGGCGAAGCGATGTTCATTCGTTGCACTGCCTGGCGCGAACACGCAGAGAACATTGCGAACAGTCTCAGCAAGGGCACTCGAGTTCTCGTCACAGGTCGCTTCTCAGTCCGTTCGTACGAGCACGAAGGCCATAAGCGCACCAGTCTCGAACTCCAAATCGACGACATCGGCCCATCCCTGCGCTACGCCACCACCCAGGTGACCCGCAAATCGTCACAAAACCAGGCCCAGGGCGCACACGCAGGGCAGTCTGGCACCTCGGGTATAGACGCACCCCTGGGAGGCCCCCAAAACGACCCCTGGACAACCAGCAACTTCGACGACACCCCACCCTTCTGAGAGCCACAGCCATGACAGACCCAACCGAAACATTCACCCTCACCATCCCCAAAACCGACTGGCTCACCCAAAACGCCCGCGAACACTGGGCCACCACAGCACGCAAGAAAAAAGCAATCCGCATGCGCTCGCGGCTTGAGGCACGTCGTCAGGGACTGTCACGGCGGACGGAGAGGACTCTCTCCACGATCCTCGTCGGGTATCCATCTGCTCGTCGTGCGGATCCGGAGAACGCAGCGCCCACGATCAAAGCCGCGATCGATGGACTCGTGGATGCCGGCATCCTCATCGACGACAACTCCACATGGTGGGCACACGGGACCGACCGTGACCCTGAGAAGACCGAGCCAGGCATGTACCGGCTCACGATCACGATGGAGACAGCAGCATGATGACCACCACGCACTGGATGACCTTCATGAAGGAGACAGCAGCATGAGACGCGATAAAAACTGCCCGTTCTGCGAGATCATCTCAGGCGCAACCCCAGTGGACGCGAATGCGATCAAGACCCCCGGCTATATGGATCTCATCAGTCTGATTATGAAACGTCTCGGACTCAACCCCGAAGAGGAACAAGCATGACGCTGGACGACTACACCCGAATGATCCCCGAAGAACATCGCGACGGATTCATTGTCATGATCCTCCGAGACCGAATCAAGGCCGAACTACGCGGCTTCCAGACAGGACAGCAACAAGGCATCCACATAGGACAGGGACACTAATGACTGACGTCGACACTCTCCGCACCCAGCTCGACGACCTCATCACCTGGTGGCCACACCTCACCGACCACGCCGCCACCCTCCACGGCATCACCGGCCACGGACTCAACCTCACCGCCACCCCACACACAGGAACCTCCAGCGTCGAAACCGCAGCCACCGAACACATCCACCTCACCAACATCACCACCCCACTCGAAACCATCGCAACCGAATGGGCATGGCGCGGCCACCACCACGACGGCAACCTCCTCACATACCTGCGCTCGCGGCTCTCCTGGGCCGCCAACCATTTCCCCTGGAACCAGTCTGTGAAGTCGTCGGTGAGCTCCATGCGAAAGTTGCCGTCCTGACCGGGCACGCACCCGCACGAACCGACATGACGTGCCCTGGCTGCGGTGAGGCACGCCTGCGACGACTCGAGGATCAAATGCTGTACTGCCCAGTCTGCGACCTCACACGCACCCCGGACGAAGTTGAAGCACTCACGAAGTGGAGAGCCGCGAGCGCTGACCTTAGTGTGCGGCCAAGGGAAGCAGCGAAGCTTTTAGGGATTCCAGAGCAGACGGTTTATGCGTGGGTCCGCCGCGGCCTGCTCAATCGCAGGGATGGGCTTGTGAGCCTGGCCGATGTCGCCAGCGTCAGGAAGGAGGAAAAGAATGACTGAACTGAACGCCCTCGAAGAACAGGTTCTCGTTTTCGAAGAAACCTGGGACCACTCCCTAGCGAAACCAGAAGCCATCCGCCGGCAGTTTGGCTGGTCCTCATTCCGCTATCATCTCGTCCTCAACCGGCTCCTCGATTCACCCGCCGCTATCCTCCACCACCCTGTCCTCGTCGCCAGACTCCGCAGCTTAAGAGACTCGCGACAAGCCGAACGAAAATGACTTCAACTTTGCCCAACCACGGTGCATAATTAATTGAGGGCGGAAGCATGCCCAAGGTTCAGAGAAGAGCTAAAAAATGTCAGACTTTCAGATTCCGTGCCCAAAGTGCGGCAGGAACACGGGCGTTAAACTCGAAGACGTCGCGAAGCAACGGACCGTCAGTTGCCCCGCTGGGCACCTCTTTGAACTTGTTGATGACGGTGGAGGAGCAAAGGACGTTGTCGACCTGTTGAAGAAGTTCGGACGATGAACGAGCGAACAGTTAAACCCTTCTGGAAGCGTCCACTAGGGATTACACTCATCGTCCTCGCCGTCATCGTGATCCTCGGTCCCATCCTTAATGCGCTTGGATTCGGTGACACGACCGAAGCCAATACAGACATAATTGCGACAGATAGCGAGACCGAACCTGAAGAGACCCAGGAGCCTACTCCTGCCACGACAGAGGAGACCGATACGGTGGCTGAAGAGGACATCACCGACTGGGTGAAGGGGCTGCGCACGGACAAGGCTGAACTCATCGAGTCAGCGACCCGAGAAGACAGTGGCGAGATCCGAGTGCGCACCAACATCGTTGACCCTCGCGTCCAAGGCATCTCGCCCGAAGGAACCGACGCTCTCGCCATCTGCATCGCCATCGCAGATCAGGGCGAAGATCGCGTGTGGATCTATGAGGCTGACGGCACAACATTCGTTTACATGCGTGATGGGATCTGCACTGAAGCATAAGATGCCAGGAGGTGGCCAGTGTCTGACAGGATCAGGAACGGTACAGGCCACCGAGCATACCGACGCAAGCGCACCCAGCTCCGCAACCACTACCAGCGCAACGGCCTAACCTGCGACTGGTGCGGGAAGCCGTTCGACTGGACCATCGCCGACTACAACCACCCCGAAGCCTTCACCGTTGACCACCCGAACGCTCTCGCCAACGGCGGGCACCTTGTCAAACAAGACTTCGTCGGCATGCATCGCGAATGCAACCGCCTCAAAGGCGCGATGGTGGTCCCGGTGATCCGTCCAGCGTCCTAAAAAGTTTTCTGAAATATTTTGCACCTACCCCGTCCATAAAATTATTGGGCGGGGTTGACTGCCTCGCCCTGGGCCGCCTTGGCTATGATCTCTCTCCGCAACTTTTGGGGCGTGTATCCGATTGTGTGGGGGTGGTATGTCATGGCGCGGGCACTGAAGCCGTGTGGAACGATCGCTGCGTATCGCAGGCACCGGAAGAATGATGAAGATCCCTGCGATCAGTGTCGTGAAGCGAACGCAGCTGTTCAGCGTGAGCGCAGGAATGCGAAGAAGGCTGAGAAGGCAGAAAAGTTCGCGGCAGAGCTCGAAGTGTCTCAGCCTCTTATCGAACGTGGGGTTTCTCAGGAGTCTTCGCGTCTGTCGGATCTTGAGCGCCAGCGTTTTCTTGTGATGAGCGCTCTCGAGGGCAGCTTTGCTGTCGCGGAGGTGCGGACGATTCCGCAGCTGTCAAAGGAATTGCGGGAGATCAACCGCGAGATTGAGCAGGTCAAGGCTGAGGGCCAGGAGGAGGTTGATCCGCTTGCAGAGTTCTTCAACGCGGACGTCATCGACCTTCACACTGCCTCGGGTTGATAAGCGTCCTCGCTCGGTCGGGTCACATGGTCCGACGGTCATCCGGTTTTGTGAGGCTGTCGGAGTCTCACTGTTCGACTGGCAGAAGCATGTCATTGACGC
This genomic window contains:
- a CDS encoding single-stranded DNA-binding protein; the encoded protein is MNEPTLTVTGNLTGDPELRYVASGIPVVNFTVAATPRTYNKQTQQWDDGEAMFIRCTAWREHAENIANSLSKGTRVLVTGRFSVRSYEHEGHKRTSLELQIDDIGPSLRYATTQVTRKSSQNQAQGAHAGQSGTSGIDAPLGGPQNDPWTTSNFDDTPPF
- a CDS encoding helix-turn-helix domain-containing protein, which gives rise to MLYCPVCDLTRTPDEVEALTKWRAASADLSVRPREAAKLLGIPEQTVYAWVRRGLLNRRDGLVSLADVASVRKEEKND
- a CDS encoding DUF3263 domain-containing protein, translated to MTELNALEEQVLVFEETWDHSLAKPEAIRRQFGWSSFRYHLVLNRLLDSPAAILHHPVLVARLRSLRDSRQAERK
- a CDS encoding HNH endonuclease yields the protein MSDRIRNGTGHRAYRRKRTQLRNHYQRNGLTCDWCGKPFDWTIADYNHPEAFTVDHPNALANGGHLVKQDFVGMHRECNRLKGAMVVPVIRPAS